A DNA window from Vigna angularis cultivar LongXiaoDou No.4 chromosome 1, ASM1680809v1, whole genome shotgun sequence contains the following coding sequences:
- the LOC128197781 gene encoding disease resistance protein RUN1-like isoform X2: MAESSSSFAGSASPTRYDVFLNFRGEDTRENFISHLYAALERKHIETYIDYRLQRGEEISPALQTAIEESKIYVLVFSENYASSTWCLNELTKILDCKKRYGRDVIPIFYKVNPSTVRKHEERYKDAFEEHELRFKENMDKVQEWKDALTEAAGFSGWDSNVIRSENSLVEKIVEDILEKLDLYSISSDRGIIGVEKQIESIRLLMHFESSDIRIIGICGMGGIGKTTISQQIYHTFAKQFDSRSLVLDTKKKIERDGIDTVREKYMSELLNEVPSPSLLYYSERLKRIRILIILDDVTDSLQLKQLLGRHDSFGQGSRIIITSRDRQVLKNAGAYDIYEVKELNFPDSLKLFSLHAFKQNSSQETTYMDLVEEVLRYAKGIPLVLQILGSLIYGRTREAWESQLQKLETCQHLKIFNVLKLSYDGLDDEEKNIFLDIACFYRRVKESVVVEILDDCGFSSKIGMDVLKDRCLISILDGRIEMHDLIQEMGQEIVRKECSQYPRKRSRLFKADEIHEVLEKSKGVPLNFQSLKKFCFIDLSNCSSLTIFPFDLSEMKFLKKLCLRGCSKLENFPEIEDTMENLAVLILDHTAIQALPSSLWRLVGLQQLSLRGCKNLEIIPSSIGSLIRLCKLDITYCESLQTFPSTIFKLKLRILDLCGCLRLRTFPEITEQTQTFSHINLKETAIKELPSSFGNLVNLRSLQLNKCTDLESLPNSIVNLKHLCKLDCSGCAKLTEIPTHIGSLSSLMELSLSESGIVNLPESIAHLSSLKSLDLSGCKNLECIPQIPPFLKQLVALDCPSIRRVMSNRNLSDSKEGVFKFHFTNAQQLDSGARANIEEDARLRMTEDAYRSVFFCFPGTAVPHWFPFRSEGSSVTINEDLRFCSDDRLIGFALCVVLGVLDTNDINGRYGSFRYSLKFKSDDDDTQIIPNNDALNNYFKWNYKDRVANQDHAFMWKFNLESLRRSGMSLRLRDARSFTFEISPLDSSFQRDYRSIVRELKSVVTIKGCGVCPLYRSGSNVAESSREKKGR, from the exons ATGGCAGAGAGTTCTTCATCATTCGCTGGGTCCGCTTCTCCCACCAGGTACGATGTGTTTCTGAACTTCAGAGGGGAAGACACTCGTGAGAACTTCATTAGTCACCTTTATGCAGCGCTGGAGAGGAAGCACATTGAAACATATATTGATTACAGACTACAAAGGGGCGAAGAAATTTCACCTGCACTGCAAACTGCAATAGAAGAATCAAAGATCTATGTCCTGGTTTTCTCCGAAAACTATGCATCTTCGACGTGGTGCCTGAATGAGCTCACTAAGATACTGGACTGCAAGAAGAGATATGGAAGGGATGTGATACCCATTTTCTACAAGGTGAATCCATCAACTGTCAGGAAGCACGAAGAGAGATACAAAGATGCATTCGAAGAGCATGAACTGCGGTTTAAGGAAAACATGGACAAAGTGCAAGAATGGAAAGATGCTCTAACCGAAGCTGCTGGCTTCTCAGGATGGGATTCAAACGTTATCAG GTCAGAAAACTCACTTGTTGAAAAAATTGTGGAAGACATTTTGGAAAAATTGGATCTTTATTCCATTAGTTCTGATCGAGGAATCATCGGCgttgaaaaacaaattgaaagcATTCGGTTATTGATGCATTTTGAGTCATCAGATATCCGGATCATAGGAATTTGTGGCATGGGAGGAATAGGAAAAACTACAATTTCTCAACAAATATATCACACATTTGCAAAGCAATTTGATTCCAGAAGCCTTGTTTTAgacactaaaaaaaaaatagaaagagatgGAATAGACACtgttagagaaaaatatatgtCTGAGCTTCTAAATGAAGTACCATCCCCTAGTTTATTATACTACAGTGAAAGACTCAAACGAATAAGGATTCTCATCATTCTTGATGATGTTACCGATTCACTACAACTTAAACAATTGCTAGGAAGGCATGATAGTTTTGGACAAGGCAGTAGAATCATTATAACCAGCAGAGACAGACAAGTGTTAAAGAATGCTGGAGCATATGACATCTACGAAGTTAAGGAGTTGAATTTTCCTGATTCTCTAAAACTTTTTAGTTTACATGCTTTCAAACAAAACTCTTCACAAGAAACAACGTACATGGACTTGGTAGAAGAGGTGTTGAGATATGCAAAAGGAATTCCATTAGTTCTCCAAATTTTGGGCTCATTAATTTATGGCAGAACAAGAGAAGCATGGGAAAGTCAGTTACAAAAGTTGGAAACATGCCAacatcttaaaatttttaatgtattaaaattaagttatgatGGGCTTGATGACGAGGAGAAGAACATATTTCTTGACATCGCTTGCTTTTATAGGAGAGTCAAGGAGAGTGTGGTAGTAGAAATACTAGACGACTGTGGTTTTTCCTCTAAGATTGGAATGGATGTTCTAAAAGATAGATGTCTAATATCTATCTTGGATGGTAGAATTGAAATGCACGATCTCATACAAGAAATGGGTCAAGAAATTGTTCGTAAAGAGTGTTCTCAATATCCAAGAAAACGCAGTCGATTGTTCAAGGCTGACGAAATTCATGAGGTTTTAGAAAAGAGCAA AGGTGTGCCCTTAAACTTTCAAAGTCTCAAGAAGTTCTGTTTCATAGATCTCTCAAACTGTTCTTCCCTTACAATATTTCCATTTGACCTTTCTGAGATGAAATTCCTAAAGAAACTTTGTCTCCGTGGTTGCTCAAAATTGGAAAATTTCCCCGAGATTGAGGACACGATGGAAAATTTAGCGGTTCTAATCTTAGACCACACAGCCATACAGGCACTACCTTCATCCTTGTGGCGTTTGGTAGGGCTTCAACAACTGAGTTTGCGAGGTTGCAAGAATCTTGAGATTATTCCATCTTCCATTGGAAGCCTCATCAGACTATGCAAGTTAGACATTACCTACTGTGAATCACTTCAAACTTTTCCAAgcaccattttcaaattgaagTTGAGGATACTTGATTTGTGTGGATGTTTAAGGTTGAGGACCTTCCCAGAGATCACGGAGCAGACACAAACTTTTTCTCACATTAACTTAAAAGAAACGGCTATCAAAGAACTGCCTTCCTCATTTGGCAATTTGGTTAATCTTCGATCCCTGCAGCTCAACAAATGCACTGATCTCGAATCACTCCCAAACTCCATTGTTAATCTAAAGCATCTCTGTAAACTTGATTGTTCGGGGTGTGCCAAATTAACAGAAATCCCAACACACATTGGTAGCCTGTCGTCATTAATGGAACTGTCACTGAGTGAGAGCGGAATCGTGAACCTTCCTGAAAGCATTGCTCATCTTTCAAGCTTGAAATCACTTGATTTAAGTGGCTGCAAAAATCTTGAATGCATCCCACAGATTCCACCGTTTCTAAAACAACTGGTGGCATTGGATTGCCCATCCATTAGACGAGTGATGTCAAATCGAAACCTCTCAGATTCCAAAGAGGGTGTCTTCAAATTTCATTTCACCAATGCCCAACAACTGGATTCAGGTGCTCGTGCTAACATTGAGGAGGATGCAAGGCTCAGGATGACCGAGGATGCATATAGGTCTGTGTTCTTCTGTTTTCCAGGGACTGCAGTTCCTCATTGGTTCCCTTTTCGCAGCGAAGGATCTTCAGTGACTATAAATGAAGATTTACGTTTCTGCAGCGATGACAGGCTCATTGGATTCGCTTTGTGTGTGGTTTTGGGAGTCTTAGATACGAATGATATTAATGGTAGATACGGTTCTTTTCGTTACAGtctaaaatttaaatctgatgatgatgatacaCAGATTATTCCAAATAATGATGCTCTAAACAACTATTTCAAATGGAATTATAAAGACAGAGTTGCCAATCAAGATCACGCGTTCATGTGGAAATTTAACTTGGAGTCTCTGAGGAGGAGCGGCATGAGCCTTAGACTCCGTGATGCTCGCAGCTTCACTTTTGAGATTAGTCCATTGGATTCTAGCTTTCAGCGAGACTACAGATCAATTGTGAGAGAGTTAAAATCAGTTGTCACAATAAAAGGATGCGGCGTATGCCCTCTGTATAGAAGCGGAAGCAATGTTGCAGAGTCTTCAAGGGAAAAAAAGGGAAGATAG
- the LOC128197781 gene encoding disease resistance protein RPV1-like isoform X1 — MAESSSSFAGSASPTRYDVFLNFRGEDTRENFISHLYAALERKHIETYIDYRLQRGEEISPALQTAIEESKIYVLVFSENYASSTWCLNELTKILDCKKRYGRDVIPIFYKVNPSTVRKHEERYKDAFEEHELRFKENMDKVQEWKDALTEAAGFSGWDSNVIRSENSLVEKIVEDILEKLDLYSISSDRGIIGVEKQIESIRLLMHFESSDIRIIGICGMGGIGKTTISQQIYHTFAKQFDSRSLVLDTKKKIERDGIDTVREKYMSELLNEVPSPSLLYYSERLKRIRILIILDDVTDSLQLKQLLGRHDSFGQGSRIIITSRDRQVLKNAGAYDIYEVKELNFPDSLKLFSLHAFKQNSSQETTYMDLVEEVLRYAKGIPLVLQILGSLIYGRTREAWESQLQKLETCQHLKIFNVLKLSYDGLDDEEKNIFLDIACFYRRVKESVVVEILDDCGFSSKIGMDVLKDRCLISILDGRIEMHDLIQEMGQEIVRKECSQYPRKRSRLFKADEIHEVLEKSKGSDAIQCILLDLREIKEVIIHGQTFQKMDNLRMLMLDDFRYGHLCESKVFLASSLVILPNTLKILCWNGFPQRSLPPNFCPQNLVRLEMPNCHLEQLWEEDQRRRYEILRSYCI; from the exons ATGGCAGAGAGTTCTTCATCATTCGCTGGGTCCGCTTCTCCCACCAGGTACGATGTGTTTCTGAACTTCAGAGGGGAAGACACTCGTGAGAACTTCATTAGTCACCTTTATGCAGCGCTGGAGAGGAAGCACATTGAAACATATATTGATTACAGACTACAAAGGGGCGAAGAAATTTCACCTGCACTGCAAACTGCAATAGAAGAATCAAAGATCTATGTCCTGGTTTTCTCCGAAAACTATGCATCTTCGACGTGGTGCCTGAATGAGCTCACTAAGATACTGGACTGCAAGAAGAGATATGGAAGGGATGTGATACCCATTTTCTACAAGGTGAATCCATCAACTGTCAGGAAGCACGAAGAGAGATACAAAGATGCATTCGAAGAGCATGAACTGCGGTTTAAGGAAAACATGGACAAAGTGCAAGAATGGAAAGATGCTCTAACCGAAGCTGCTGGCTTCTCAGGATGGGATTCAAACGTTATCAG GTCAGAAAACTCACTTGTTGAAAAAATTGTGGAAGACATTTTGGAAAAATTGGATCTTTATTCCATTAGTTCTGATCGAGGAATCATCGGCgttgaaaaacaaattgaaagcATTCGGTTATTGATGCATTTTGAGTCATCAGATATCCGGATCATAGGAATTTGTGGCATGGGAGGAATAGGAAAAACTACAATTTCTCAACAAATATATCACACATTTGCAAAGCAATTTGATTCCAGAAGCCTTGTTTTAgacactaaaaaaaaaatagaaagagatgGAATAGACACtgttagagaaaaatatatgtCTGAGCTTCTAAATGAAGTACCATCCCCTAGTTTATTATACTACAGTGAAAGACTCAAACGAATAAGGATTCTCATCATTCTTGATGATGTTACCGATTCACTACAACTTAAACAATTGCTAGGAAGGCATGATAGTTTTGGACAAGGCAGTAGAATCATTATAACCAGCAGAGACAGACAAGTGTTAAAGAATGCTGGAGCATATGACATCTACGAAGTTAAGGAGTTGAATTTTCCTGATTCTCTAAAACTTTTTAGTTTACATGCTTTCAAACAAAACTCTTCACAAGAAACAACGTACATGGACTTGGTAGAAGAGGTGTTGAGATATGCAAAAGGAATTCCATTAGTTCTCCAAATTTTGGGCTCATTAATTTATGGCAGAACAAGAGAAGCATGGGAAAGTCAGTTACAAAAGTTGGAAACATGCCAacatcttaaaatttttaatgtattaaaattaagttatgatGGGCTTGATGACGAGGAGAAGAACATATTTCTTGACATCGCTTGCTTTTATAGGAGAGTCAAGGAGAGTGTGGTAGTAGAAATACTAGACGACTGTGGTTTTTCCTCTAAGATTGGAATGGATGTTCTAAAAGATAGATGTCTAATATCTATCTTGGATGGTAGAATTGAAATGCACGATCTCATACAAGAAATGGGTCAAGAAATTGTTCGTAAAGAGTGTTCTCAATATCCAAGAAAACGCAGTCGATTGTTCAAGGCTGACGAAATTCATGAGGTTTTAGAAAAGAGCAAG GGGTCAGATGCAATTCAGTGTATCTTACTAGATTTGCGGGAAATAAAAGAAGTTATAATACATGGACAAACTTTCCAAAAGATGGATAATCTTAGGATGCTTATGCTCGATGATTTTCGTTATGGGCATCTATGCGAATCCAAAGTGTTTCTTGCATCATCTCTTGTAATTCTACCAAACACTTTAAAGATTCTTTGTTGGAATGGTTTCCCTCAAAGATCTTTACCACCGAACTTTTGCCCACAAAATCTAGTGAGACTCGAAATGCCAAACTGCCATCTTGAACAACTTTGGGAAGAAGATCAG AGAAGGCGTTATGAAATCCTGAGGAGCTACTGCATTTGA